Sequence from the Rhodococcus jostii RHA1 genome:
GCGTACAGGGCGGGCAGTTCCTGCTCGAAGATCCTCGGCGAACCCCCGTCGTTGACGGAATGGTGGGTGGTGACCTGCAGGACGTGCTCGTCGGGGCCGATCCTGATGAGCAGTGCCCGCACGAGCGGGTCGGTGGCGAGGTCGAACGGTGCCACCGCGGCCTCGTGTACGAGTGCCCGGGCCGCGGCCACCGGATCCGGTTCGCCCGACACGTCGGCGGTGCGGAAGAAGTCGCCGAGGGATTCGCGGATCCGCAGTTCCGGCTCCCCGTCCACCTCGACGTAGTTGGACAGCAGCACCCGATGCCGTGCGGCGAGATCGTCCCACATACCCCGGACGGCGGATTCATCAATCGGCCCGTGCAATTCGCTGACCATCGGCAGGTTGTAGATGGTCGTGACGGCGTCGAGTTGGTGATGGAACCACATGCGTACCTGACCGAAAGACATCACGTGCCGCCCCCGCGGCATGATCGGGGGCAGCCCACCGGACGCGGACGTGCCGTCCGCGAGGAGTGCGGCGAAGTCTGCGACCTTCGGCCGCTCGTACAGGTCGATGAGTTTGGGCCGGACCCCGTATCGGTCCGACACCCGGTCGACGAGTTGCATGCCGATGAGCGAGTTTCCACCGAGGTCGAAATAGTCGTCGTCGGCGCCGACGTCCCTTTCGCTGTGAAGCAGCTCGCGCAGTGTCGTCTGCAACCAGTCGAGGCTGTCTTCCGGCGCGGCCGTCGCCGATTGCGGGCTCGGTTCCGCCGACGGATTGTCCGGGGCGTCGGCCCAGTCGGGTTGGCCCGGGAGGTCGAACCAGCACCGCGAACCGCGCAGCGGGTGTCCGGGTAGGCGCACTCGCCAGGCAGAGTCGTCACCGCGGTCGACGGCTGCCCAGTCGAGGTCGATTCCGCGCTCGTACAGCCCGGCGAGGAGGTGTGTGACCGCGTCGGATGTGTCCGTCGCGCGAAGTATTTCGGCATCTGGCGTGTCGCGGAGGGCATCGGCGAGCAGTGCCCCGAGGCGTCCCTCCGGGCTCGGCTCCACGAAGACGACGGGTCCGTCCGCGAGCATGCCCTTCGCGACGGCGACGAGCCGGTCCGTGTCGATCGAGGGATCCGCGGCCGCGGCGGTGATGTCGGCGGCCTCCACCGCCGACAGTGCGTCCCGCACATACCGGGCCGCGTACCGGGACACGCCACCGCTGAGGACGGCGTCGACGGTGACGCCGGCGGCGCGGAGGTCCCGGTGGACGGCGATCTGGCCTGCGAGGAGGTCCGCCTCGTCGCCGGTGGCGGGAAGCTCCGACGGCAGGCTGCGGCCACGCAATGCGGGCGGCATCCGGTCGGGTGACAGCAGCAACGCCACGGCGGGGCGTTGCCGGGTGGGCGGTGCGGAGTCCTCGCCGCGGGCGACGAGTTCGGCGGCGCGCGCAGCGAGCGACTGCGAGAGTTCGGCAATGCTGCGTGCGTGCACCGCCACCCGGTGGTCGTGGTGCGGGCGGCCGCGGTTGAGGGTGAACGCCACATCGTCGAGGTCGTGCCCGCGCACGGCCGTCGCCAGTTCGGCACACAGCGTCGCCAGGGCGCCCACGCTCTTCGCCGACACCCCGACCAGCCGAGTCGTCGTGCCGGCGCGGGATCCGGCGGCACGCTCCGGCGGCTGTTCCACCACGCAGTGTGCGTTGATGCCGCCGAGGCTGAACGAACTCACCCCGGCCCGCCGGGGTCCGGTCTCGTCGCTCCACATCCGGGCCTCGGTGACCACCTCGATTCCGTTGCCCGCGAGGTCGACTCCGCCGGTGGGTCGTTCGAAGTGCAGCGACGGGTACAACTCGCCGTGCTCGACACTCAGGATCGCCTTCACGAGACCGGACACCCCGGCGGCGTGGTCGAGGTGACCGATGTTGGTCTTCACCGAACCGATCGGCAGGACGCCGGGACGGTCCCGGAACGCGGACGTGATCCCTTCGAGTTCGACCGCGTCGCCCAGTGGAGTTCCCGATCCGTGGGCCTCGAGGTACCCGGCATCGTCCGGGGTGAGACCCGCCTTCTGCCAGGCCCGGGAGATGACGGCCACCTGCGCCCGCGCGCTCGGGGAGCTGATGGTTGCGGACGAATGCCCGCTGGATACCGTTGCGGTGCCGCGGATCACGGCGTGGACCGGGACGCGATCCGCGCGGGCGCGGGCCATGGTGGTGAGGAGAAGAGCCGCCCCACCCTCCCCGACCGCGGTGCCGTCCGCGTTCGCGTCGAACGCGCGGCAGCGCCCGCCGGGAGACATCAGTTCCGCGGATCCCTCCGCCATGTCCGCGCGGAGGCCGTTCACCCGCAGACTGACTCCGCCCGCGAGGGCGAAATCGGCGTCACCCGACCGCAGCTCCCGGCAGGCGTGCTGCACCGCGATGAGCGACCCGTTGCACCCCGAATCGACGGCGTAGCAAGGTCCGGTGAGGCCGAGCTGGTACGCGATCCGGGCCGGCACCGCGAACGGAACGTTGCCCAGGGTGCTCAGCACACCCGGTTCCGCCCACATCGCCGGATACGTCGAGGTGGCGGCGCTGAACACCACCGCCGTCGCGCTGTCGCGGAACTCGGCCACCGAATAACCGGCGTCCTCGACCGCCTGATACGCGAGGACCAGTGCGAGACGCTGCTGCGGGTCGATCAGCGACGCTTCCCGTTTCGACAGGGTGAAGAACGCGTAGTCGAACGTGGAGATGTCCTCGACGAAACCCATCGCGTGGTAGTGGGAGGGAGGCCCCAGCCCGGTCGCCTTCGCCCGTGACCGGGACAGCGGACGCACCGAGTCCCGGCCCGCCGCGAGGTTGGCGCGGAACTCCGCCAGGTTCGCTGCCTCGGGGTAGCGCGCGGCGATGCCGACCACGGCGATGTCGTCGTCACCCGGTGTGGGATGTCGCACGCTCACGGTTGTCTCCTCCCGGCTCGTCAGAACTCGTAGGTGGCGGGCGCGGGCGCCTCGCTCGTGTCGGTGGACTGCGCAATCGCTTCGGCCTGCGCCGCCACGGTGACGAGGTCGAACAGCTGGCCCACGCGCAGAGCCCCGGGCCACTGTTCGTCGAGACGACGCTGCAGTTCCACGACGCGATGCGAGTTGCCGCCGACGTCGAAGAACCCGTCTTCGGAACCGAAGTCGTCGTGCCCCAGCACCGCCGCCCAGTGCTCGGCGACCGACCGTTGCAGCGCGCTCCAGCGTTGCCGCGACTCGCCGCGCGCAGGCTCCGTGTCGGAGACGAGTGCGCGCAGCGCGTTCTCGTCCACCTCGCCGTCCGGCGTTCGCGGGACCGCGCCGAGTGCGACGAACCGCGTGGGGACCGATCGGGCGTCGAGCCGTCCGGCGCTGAACTCCCGCAGGTCTTCTGCCATCGGGAGCACGGCCGCCGCGGCCGCCGGGACCCAGAAGGCGGTGACACCGGTGGCGGTTGTGAGGACCACCGCTTCGCGGACCGCCGGGTGACTCTCCACGACGTCGGTGACCGACCGTGCCGGGGATCCGGTGGCGCCGACGCTCAGCAGTCGTCCGGACCGATGCCATCGCGCGAGTGCGCCCGTCCGGACCATCCGGGTGCCCGGGGCGCCGAACGGATTTGCCACGAACGTCGTGGCCGCCGCCCGCGCCGAGGTGTGGTGCTCCCGCGTGTCGGCCAGGTACACCGCACCGGTCACGCCTTCGGGGGTGAGCTGCAACCGGGGATCGAGCACCACGGTCTCGGCCGCCGCACTCCATTCGCGAATCCGGGTGAGCTCGTCCGGGGCCAGCACGTCGACGTCTCCGACGGCGACACTCGGATCTGCAACGACTGCGGCGAGAATCCTGGTGAACCGGTCGGCCAGGGCCTGCACGGTCGCCGCATCGAAGAGGTCGGTGGCGTAGGTGAATCCCGCGGTCATCCCTTCCGGTGTTCCGCACTCGTCGTACTTCTCCCGCACCGTCAGTTGCAGGTCGAAGAGCGACACCTCGACGTCGGGTTCGAGGACTTCGGCCTCCAGGTGCGGGAGGGCGAGATCGGGGTGTTCGGTGTTCCGGAACTCGAGCAACACCTGGAACAGGGGTGAATGCGACTGGGACCGAGGCGGGTTCAGCGCTTCCACCACCCTCTCGAACGGCACGTCCGCGTGGGCGTAGGCCGCGAGGTCGGTCTCACGGACCCGGGTGAGCAGTTCGTCGAAGGTCCCCGACACGTCGGTCCGCAGCACGAGGGTGTTGACGAACATTCCCACCACGTCGTCGAGGACGGCCTCGCCGCGGCCGGCGACCGGCGACCCGATCACCACGTCGCCGGTACCGCCCGAGCGGGCCAGCAACACGGCGAGCGCCGCGTGCACGACCATGAACACGGTGCACCGCCGGGTCCGCGCCAACGCCACCGTGTCCCGGTGCAGGTCGGCGCCGATCCCGAACGTCACCCGGTCGCCGGAGGCAGAGCGCCGCGGCGGGCGGTCACGGTCCGTGGGCAGATCGGTGACGGCCGGCGCGTCGGCGAGGTCGGATCGCCAGTAGTCCAGTTGCCGCGAAAGCAGGGAGTCCGCGTCGTCCTCCGAGCCGAGGAGTTCCCGCTGCCACACGGCGTAGTCGGGGTACTGCACCGGCAGCGGCTCCCATCCCGGCGTGCAGCCCTCGGACCGTGCGGTGTAGGCCGTCATCACGTCGCGGGCGAGCGGAGCCATCGAGAACCCGTCGGCCGCGATGTGATGCACCACGACGACGAGAACGTGCTCGCGGTCGCCGAGTTCGAACAGCCTGGCCCGCATCGGGACTTCGGTGGCGACGTCGAAACCCGCGGACACGAGTTCCGAGATCTGTTCGCGTACCGGATCGTCGGACGCCGACGAGGTGAGTTGCGCGACGTGGCCGGCACCGACGATCACCTGGGTGGGTCCCGAATCGCCGTACGGGTACCGGGTGCGCAAAGATTCGTGCCTGTCCACCACGTCGGCGAGGGCGGCGGTCAGTGCGTCGACGTCGAGGTCACCCGACAGCCGGACGATCATTGCGACGTTGTACGCGGGTGAGGACGGGTCGAACTGATTGAGGAGCCACATCCGGTGCTGCGCCCACGAGAGCGGCACCGGGTCGGGGCGCCGGGGCACCGTCACCGCGGGCCGGGCTTCGCCGCCCGCGCTCTCGCGCGCGATCCGTGCCGCGAGCGCCCGTACGGTCGGGGTCTCGAACACGTCCCGCACACCGACGTCGGTGCCGAGCGCGGAGTTGATCCGAGCGACCACCTGCGTCGCGGTCAGGGAGTTGCCACCGGACGCGAAGAAGTCGTCGTCTGCTCCGACGACGCCGGTCCCGAGAACCTCGGCGAACACGTCGGCCACCGCGGACTCGAACGGTGTGCCGGGTGCGCGGAAGATGCGGGGCGCGAATTCGGGGTCCGGCAGCGCGTGCCGGTCGACCTTGCCGTTGGCCCCGAGCGGCAGCCGGTCGAGGACCGTCACCGAGGCCGGCACCATGAAGGGTGCGAGCACGGATCCGGCGAACTGCAGCACCTCGGTCGTGTCGAGGTCCGCGCCGTCCTCGGCCGTGACGTATCCGGCGAGGACCGCCTCGGCCGCGGGCGTGCGGCGCACCACGACCACCGCCTGCGCGACACCGGGGCAGCGGGTGAGCGCCGCCTCCACCTCCCCCGGTTCGACCCGCTGTCCGCGCAACTTGACCTGAAAATCGTTGCGGCCCAAATATTCCAGCCTGCCTTCCTTCGTCCACCGCATCAGATCGCCGGTGCGATACATGCGTGAGCCCGGGCGGTCGAACGGGTTCGCCACGAACGAGGCCGCGGTGGTTCCTGCCCGCCGGTGGTAGCCGCGCGCCAGACCCTCCCCCAGCACGTACAGCTCACCCACCACACCGACCGGCACCGGACGCAGCCACTCGTCGAGGACGAGTTCGCGGACACCGCGCATCGGGTGACCGATCCGCACGGGGTCGCCGGGTGTCATCGGGTCGCCGATGTTCGACATCACCGTCGTCTCGGTGGGGCCGTAGCCGACGAGCAGGGTGCGCCCGGACGCCCAGCGGGCCAGCAACTCCGGCGGGCAGCGTTCGCCGCCGACGACGAGCGCGCGAAGCAGGCGCAGACCCCGCGGGTCGATGGTGGCCAGGACCGCGGGGGTGGCGAACGCGTGTGTGATCCGCTCGGCCGCGAGCAGTTCCGTCAGTGCGGCGCCGCCGTACACGTGGGGGGCCGCGATCACCAGTCGCGCACCGGCACCGAACGCCATGAGGTATTCGAGCATCGTCGCGTCGAATCCGGGTGACGCGAGATTCAGGACGCGCGAGGCATTCGTCGTCGCGTACCGGGCGCGCTGATCGATCGTGAAGTTCTGCAGCCCCGCATGGGGAATGAC
This genomic interval carries:
- a CDS encoding condensation domain-containing protein — encoded protein: MSVRHPTPGDDDIAVVGIAARYPEAANLAEFRANLAAGRDSVRPLSRSRAKATGLGPPSHYHAMGFVEDISTFDYAFFTLSKREASLIDPQQRLALVLAYQAVEDAGYSVAEFRDSATAVVFSAATSTYPAMWAEPGVLSTLGNVPFAVPARIAYQLGLTGPCYAVDSGCNGSLIAVQHACRELRSGDADFALAGGVSLRVNGLRADMAEGSAELMSPGGRCRAFDANADGTAVGEGGAALLLTTMARARADRVPVHAVIRGTATVSSGHSSATISSPSARAQVAVISRAWQKAGLTPDDAGYLEAHGSGTPLGDAVELEGITSAFRDRPGVLPIGSVKTNIGHLDHAAGVSGLVKAILSVEHGELYPSLHFERPTGGVDLAGNGIEVVTEARMWSDETGPRRAGVSSFSLGGINAHCVVEQPPERAAGSRAGTTTRLVGVSAKSVGALATLCAELATAVRGHDLDDVAFTLNRGRPHHDHRVAVHARSIAELSQSLAARAAELVARGEDSAPPTRQRPAVALLLSPDRMPPALRGRSLPSELPATGDEADLLAGQIAVHRDLRAAGVTVDAVLSGGVSRYAARYVRDALSAVEAADITAAAADPSIDTDRLVAVAKGMLADGPVVFVEPSPEGRLGALLADALRDTPDAEILRATDTSDAVTHLLAGLYERGIDLDWAAVDRGDDSAWRVRLPGHPLRGSRCWFDLPGQPDWADAPDNPSAEPSPQSATAAPEDSLDWLQTTLRELLHSERDVGADDDYFDLGGNSLIGMQLVDRVSDRYGVRPKLIDLYERPKVADFAALLADGTSASGGLPPIMPRGRHVMSFGQVRMWFHHQLDAVTTIYNLPMVSELHGPIDESAVRGMWDDLAARHRVLLSNYVEVDGEPELRIRESLGDFFRTADVSGEPDPVAAARALVHEAAVAPFDLATDPLVRALLIRIGPDEHVLQVTTHHSVNDGGSPRIFEQELPALYAARRAGRRADLAPLPIEYWDYALWQRELIASAALDPELEYWRTVLEDVPLLRLPTDFPRPERKNFTGAFHTFTVSEDLTRSLRAVARRESVSLFVVLLSAFYLLMASRSRQRDLVVGTPTTGRNRPELSGMIGYFNSTVALRADLSGDPTVAELCARVRDVVLGALEHQEIPFDRVVTALTGDRDLSRTPLFDVCHVHQELPALQSQQGLTETLFDQEDPAAIAFGGVPSGTAKFDLTLVTTERAGEDGMAAGLEFSTELFTEQTAAALCAEYVRILDGVADSPRTHPISVFLTGAAPAPASRLVSPPLVPADRPRQPSTGAEPPRYSTARVTAALDGEPGHPELLAAWLTLLAWYTAQDEVAVGTATGPEAPPRLVAVDLSGDPTYPELVETVRRELSSENRAAGTATQHFPVRYDGERDDNAEPADLSPVELGLSWTRGTTALTLELDYATDLFDRSTATAMLTDLQRLLPGLEAHPDLPTQEVAMEYVHQDDTGFTTEAVR